In the genome of Arachis stenosperma cultivar V10309 chromosome 2, arast.V10309.gnm1.PFL2, whole genome shotgun sequence, the window caagaagcagaagaccacCAATACGAAGAGGGTATATAAAGAGGATTCTTGCCGCCATTGTGGTGGTAAGGGTCACGACAAGAGGAATTATGCCAAGAAGAAGGTTGACGATGAGGCTGCAGCTGCTGTATCTGGTGAAGTTGATACAGGTACTCAGTAATAACCTCCACCTGCTACAACTGATGTACAAGATGAAGGTAATGCTACTGGGATTGAGTTTGACATGAGTCAACCCATTGTGTCAGAAAATGAAGACTCTTAAcaggtttttaattattgttctcttttcttgttgctTTATATATTTCCTTTCGTCTAATTAAATATTGTTCTATAGGTTGCAACAGTTGTTGTGCAATCCCAGGAAAGAGCAGCAAAGCTCCTACAAAAAAGAAGATAACCTCGTCTCTCAACTATTTCATCATCACCAACTGCACCAGCTTTGATTATCCACCAGCCACCAGTGCTCCTCTATCAACTATTTCAACTGCTCCTCCACCATCCACTGTTTCAATTTTAAATACTCCACCACCAACAACTACTTGTATTGATCCAATGGTTGATGTATCTGCAGCTACAGCTTTAAGGTTGCATAACATCTTGCAATTTGTTTCAACCCTGGGGTTCAAACCACCAAAAAAATCCAAGAATTGAACATTTAGATATTTTTCGGTTGAGACATTTTGGTTTTAAACATTGAATTTTATAGTTTCTGAGTTCCATATATGTGTCAGGGTGTATGTGTTTTGGTTTGAGTTAAATACTCTATGTTATTTTTTGATAGTGTCTAGTTTGACATAGACAAGTTAAAAAACAGTTAACATTATATGAATATTATCATTgaatgtttaaaattttattattgttcttTACCTTCATATTCCttcatttttaaattacaaTTAGCAACAACAACGACAAAATAGAACATTGTGTTATCATTTCTATTCATTTGTTCACAGGGTACAACAATCACAACTATCATATTTAGGCTTTTCTATTACACAATATCCAAATGGGCTTCACCACTTTTATGCTACATAGACAACAATCACAATTACtaacataataataatcaaCAACAAACAAAATGTCAGTTTTAGAGCCCTAACTTCAAACTCCAAGCTTCCAATCTTTCAGGAAAATTTCATTCTCCACTCTTCTGTTTCAAATCCAAGATTATCTCTGCCatttacttcttcttcatcCTGAACTTTGTCAGCCCACATAAGGAGACCACACCACCTCTTGCCAACATTCTACAACCACATTTCATGCCCATAGAAAAGAAATGTTACAAATTGAAAGAGTAACGACACTAGCTATATacattaacaaaaattatttacatTGTAGTTTGGACAACTATAAAATAGTCTTTTTGGATTCGCATCTGTTCCTGACCATTTGAGGACAGGTCAGCTGTAACACCTTACCTTTtaaagtcttatgcttaagtcataaatcAATGAGGGTTTGGTGCTATGACACAAGATCGAgatataaatatttatgtatAGAAGAAGATATTAAACTAGAAGCCTATATAAGAGGATTTAAACCTCGGATAAACGATAATTCTTCAATCGTTCATGCTAATTAGCATACGTAACTGTGTTGGAAAGAGGTAGATAATTAAAAGCTTAAGGAAAGAATAAGGGTAAAGAAATATATGTAAGTATATATAAATATCTACTAGCCTCGGCTCGCGAAAATTAGCCAACTAGAGTTACAACAATAAAACAGTAAATATACGTAACATATCTCTCCAAGAATACATCAtaagcctctataggcaagtctttaaaataaatatatcataTAAGTTTTTCCAAAAGAATAAGAGATTCTAAAGTCAAACAGAAACAAAAGTCTTCTTCGCCATTTTTTAGATAAGATTCATGCTCAATGAGAAGAGCTGGGACCTgcatctaaaaataaaatagaaatattatATGGGTGAGAATCCAACCCACCGGTTTCTAGTAGGGTAAAAGTGCCGAATCGATATAATCAGAAACTCTCAAGGCAATCTTAATCTTCAACGTTTTATTGATCCAAGCCTAAGGTTCCCACTAAAGCAGAAAATGGCAACTTACCTAAGGGATTCTGAACTATCCATTTATTCTCAGTTTTCCATAAACTTCCAATCATCACATTAGGAACAACCCCAGTGTCACCATTGCCAGCATAAGGGATCTCTTAGTTTTTTAAATACATACAAAACAATACAAAGAATACAAAAATAGAGAGAACAAATAGAGCAATTAGGTCAAATAGCATATAGATACAATTAATCAACAAGACAAGCCAAATATAAGATAGACACCCAATCAATACACACAAATGCAAATGAGAAAACAAGTTTGTCGGGAAAGCCAAATAGTAAAAAATGGAGTTTAAATGAGAAAACAAGACTTGTGCGTATGCATCAcccttgtgcgtatgcacaaatCAGAAGTGCATCCcaggttgtgcgtacgcatgactaGTTGTGTGTAACATTTCTCTCGTGCGTGCACACACcctttgtgcgtacgcatgatcCTTGACACCTGTTCTAACCTGTGCGTGCACACAACCATGTGCGTGGACATAACCATGTGCTTGCGCACACATACCagaaattttagtttttttttttgcaaactctcaaatttcagatttttatacTCAATTTCAAACTCTCATAACTTTTTCTACGAAATTTTTATTTCCTTAATTCTTAATCGAATTTAAAGCTCTCATCACCACctttaatttaagataaatttCATCCAAATCCGAACTCCAAGcaccaagttatgtcccgtcgaAGTTGGCTAAAAATATACTTTTACCAAATTCACACAATCCTCCAATTTCATCAATTCTCAATTCAATTTAAGTCTAAACCATTTCTATACATCCAAACACTCATTtatcaattctcaaccattccaaACCTAAATCAACCCACTTCCAACTTATTTTACACCTTTTATAACAACCACACACAACACTCATATATCCAAATTTACCATCAACCAAGAATCAATTATCTCATTAGCATATAACAATTTACACCACTTATCTCCACTTACCAAACAGGGAATTTCTCACCTTATCACGGCATCCGTCCCAATTTTCTCATCAAATTATCATCATAATCAATAACACCACCCAATTTACAATATCACAACCAATTGAATCATGCAATTATCCAACATATTACAATTTTCACTAATCCAAACAATCAACCATAACATTACATGGTATTTACCCGAAACTTAAACCTATACCTTAATGTCACAATTTTAAACTTTTCCTTCCAAACTTTTCAAGCCTCAAGTTGGTTCACACTAATGTCCAAGTTTAAATTCCACAAATCTACCAAATCAAGTTTTCAATTACTCAATCTAATACCATATCATACAATTTGCCACAATGTTAAACCTAGGGCTCATATAAATTGATAAACCAAGAGGTAAAAAGGGATCCTTACTTTTATCCACTGAAATATGTGACAGAAACCACCAAGAACACAATTTAGAAAACTGCTATAACATCAAAATCGCCAAAATCTTCAATACCTAAGCTCAATACACGAAATCAGATTTAAATGAGAAACTGGAGCTAAAATTTTGAGTTACTCACCAAGAATTGAAGAGGAGGAAATTAGTTTTGCGTGGCCACAAATGATGCGGCGATCGGAGTTTCGAAACAAAAGTTATTTAGGTTTGAAGTTGAGTTAGGgtttttttctcccttttctctcttctctctcaatGTGCTCTCTCAATAAAAAAGGGAGAATATGTGTTGAAATAAGTGTGTCAAGAGTGTGGTGTAGGTTTATGTAGTATGGGCTTGGGCTTTGGGCTTAACATGGGGCTCCTTTTGGTGATTTTTGGCTCGTTTGATTTAATCTTGGGTCAAAACCTTTAAGATAAGTGTTTGAGTTCCAttctaaatatattttttttatcattttcacATTTTCAATTTTTCTCACTCGCAGTACAAGACAAATTTAAGCTgatacaaaaaattttaatgctAGTACGCATTTTTTCCAAAATCATTATATTTTCACgctcaatttaattttcttaactCAAATTTTACCAGTTAaatttctaaattataaattctaatatttttacatATTATGGGCGTCTTAATCCCAATAAATGtagtttttattaattaattacttaaatTTAATTTCTCGGATCTTACAACGGCTATCATACCCACACTTATCTAGAAGTCGTTCGTGACTATTTCTAGTAGTTCTCCTCCCTTAGCTTTTCTTGAATCGTCTGTTATTGGAGCTACCAACAAGGTTGCTGCCTCCACCCATCATGATCCATTCAAATTATgcttaacaacaacaaaaaagaaggagagcaaagaagaagaaagagagtaACTTCTAATAGTGGACACAACCATCTGAAACTCAAATTGGGGATTAGGGTTATAAACCGCTACATGGACTAAATTGAGTTAAATAGCGATAATAGTCACGTTATATAGTCGTTACTTATCCAGCATGGCATCCCTTCGTACACGTCATCACTCTGTTAAGGAATATTTCCTGAAAAGTATTTCAGGAACGACCGTGAGTCACTTTTGTTAAATTCAAGGACGATTTTGGGGCCAATTTAAGTTTAGGGACGACTTTGATTTGTAAGTTTAGAGACCACTTTAAGATTTAActgtatttaaaattattaattgttgcaCATCACAAATGCTCAAAATGAATATGCTCATTATAGATAGACCATAAATAACACACTTAGGCTGCGTTTGGTTAGTGTATACCAAAGGACATAGACATtaagacataaataaaaaagacaTAGACACAAAATATATGTATACATATTTTATGTTTGGAACACAAACATACAAGAcacataaattattaaaaagtcTATAATATCCTCATCATCTACTTTCACCACCACCGTTACCAGACTCTTCATTAAcctcaaaaaataattaacaaaaaatttcaataatttCAACAATAAATTCAACCATCAATGGCAGCAAAAATTCTATTTAATAATCAATTcaacaatttttttaagaagaaaaattaaaacaaatctGAAAAAGAGTGGGCAAAGAGAAAGAGTAGGAGAGACGTGGCAGTGGAAAGGCGACAGGAGAGAAGCGAAAATGGCGGAATcaaagagggagaagaagaacagCGAATTTGGAGATATTGTAAAAAACAGATCTAAAAGCAACCATGGCAAAAGACAACAACGACGGCAACAGTGATGAAATAGAAGCGaagaacaaagaaaaaagagaaagaaaaatgagGGAAGGAAGAGAAGCAACGGTTGGTTGGAGAAAGGGAGGAGAAATGTGAAGATGGTGGTTTGGGTGTGagggagaaaagaaagaagaactAATGCAGAGAGAGGGAAAGCGTGAAAAAtggaagaaggagaaagaagaTCTGTAAAGggtataattgaaaaaaaatagaaaaaattgtgTCTATGTCTAAAAATTTGTGTTCCACTCCTTGGTCTGTTACACAAATTTTGTGTATTTGTATACTTGCTTATCCATTCGTGTTTGCTAAAGATTCGTGTCTTAGCAAACAAACAATAAACGTGTACCACCATATTTATGTCTCAGTGTATATATCTTTCAAACCAAACACTGTCCTAATAATTAATATCTTCTTTTTTATCATCTacagtataaaataaaaatatttagattccactagattttaaaaaaagaattaaaaatatcatttataaaatttttagtattttttttaagcaaaagtaaaattattaaaaatatcaagaaacatttttttaaaattacaattcttattatttttaaaagactttttttacttaaatttttttaacataatacataaaaattatttttatattatgaacccaaatataattaataaataaaaaattatataaaatatccaaatattaagtttttttttttaaatatcttttgAAATAAAACcgcttaaataatttttttaactctCACAAACAAACTCTTACAAAAGAAGTCATATACTTCGAACGTGCAACAACCCCGGTGTTTCTTTTTTGTTAAGTTATTGTATCTCAACTCAGTGTATGATTTTTCCTACTTTAATTTAATTGCGTGTTTCAAGTCCCAGATCCGCATTTTTCCAATTTTCAGATTGTGTTTTTGGGGTaacgctctctctctctctctctctctctctctctatgaTCGTGTCTTCCAATTCTGCGTGCGTCACAGCATTTTTGATAACACCATTTCGCATTACATCATCTGATACTGACTCTCTTTGGatttatatttttctctttGGCAGCTTTCAATTCAAGGCAAGAAGCACATTCCTCATCCTAAAGATTAAAAGATGGTAACACTTCTTATAACTGCATCTCTGGACTTGTTTGTGTTTTTACCAACTGTTTAATTGATCATTGTAATGTATCTATGTATTTATTCAAATTATTTTACTTATGTTATTTTCATAGAATTGTTTCGAAGGTCTTCTAGCTACGCTAGTTTCGTTAAGGTACTGATGAAGTGTTTATTTACGTGTCGGTGATATGGAATTTACAATGTACCTTGTTATacagatttatttttattatttcttggATGTCTGCTGAtaaatttggatcctttgagtTGTTTACCACTTTGATGTCGAATTTAGCTTTGAATCTTTAACCGACTTGTCCAAGTTGCTCGAGTTGATTGTATGAGCAATTTAATTGCTGACTGAGTGCAGCTAAAATGGTGACATTGATAGTTAGAAGAGCAAATTTCAGCTATTATCGTAATAATCATGGATAGTTTAGATTAATAGTTATTTTAGATTAGGCGAATAGGCGACCGCTTTggggaaaaaaaaattacatggCTTTGTGTccctatcttcttttattctttgttttttcttttttatctcgttttctttttttaatgtGAAATTGAGAATGCCATATTATATTCTTGTtctcttttatgtgtttttgaCTTTGGTTTACtccttttaaataattatttcaaGTGTTTCTCTTTTAATCATTCAGGTTGTCCTTGCTGCATCCATATTGCACAAATCTGGTAAAGGTGAGTACATTGTGGCCCTCCATCCCCAGGCTCTTTCCATACTTATTTTTTAGCTTATTTGTTTGCTAGTTTATCTGGCTTGCCTCCTATTTATGTTTAGAACCTGAAACATGTGAAAGCAATTTTTGTAACAATAACTATCTATATCTAGACATGACATGTGAAAGCAATTTTTGTAACAATAACTATCTATATCTAGACATGAGTTCATCTTCCTTTAcattaattgaattttgaacGGAACCTACCATTTAGCATTCAGGAATCAGGATACTTAAGAAAGTAGCATAAGTATCTACCTTTGGTATTTGTTTTGTGTTCCGTCATTGCTGTTTGTTTCAATAATATGGTTTAGATCATGGTATTGAATGTTTAGAACTAATGTTTTGGATAAGCCTGATTTGGGGAACATATTTTGTTAAATGATGTCTTCTATCCCTGTAAACCATCTGCTGCTAACTTCCATACCTATTTAAACCTTTTCCTACTTCCTTGATTCAATCTTTTACCAGtgaataaatgtgtttcttaaTGTTACATCTTGGTAATTTTGCGgttgttttgtttttcattttattttatattttatattttgggTATCCTAGATTCATTTTTAGTTTGCAAACCGCAGATAAGTCCTGAATTGATGTTGAGTCTGGTATTGCTAAATTATTTTGGATTCAGCATCAATGCCCTTATGCTGATAAGCCTTTTACTTCTTTTGCAGTTTTGGTTTCTAGACAGTTTGTGGATATGACTCGCATGAGAATTGAGGGTCTTCTAGCAGCATTTCCCAAGTTGATAGGAACTGGAAAACAGCACACGTATGTTGAGACTGAGAATGTGCGTTATGTTTACCAGCCAATGGAGGCACTGTACCTGCTTCTTATAACAAACAAGCAGAGCAACATATTGGAAGATTTGGATACTCTAAGAATTTTGTCGAAACTTGTATCCTTCTTCTGAACCTATATGTTTGGTAGATATTAAGTATGTTCTTAAATTTCAATTGGTTAGTCTTCTGGATATGTGCAATATCAGTTTTGTCCTTGAACTTATACAGCTTGTTCGCCTAAATCAGTTATTTCATTGACTTTTTCTATGCCTTGTATTCTAAGTTTCCTCTCTTTCTGTTGTTTTCCCTTTTAGTTCTAACTTTTAGTGGTAAAATATTTTGGTACATGACTTTGCATTCTTACTTCGGAGGTTGCATTTAGTAACATTAATCTTTATAGTAAGGTTCAGAATGGTTCACATTTGACCAAATGGTTTTTGGGATGGGAGGATATTTTAGCTTTGATCTCTGATTTGGAACCATTGATGAAATTTCTGTCAAAATTTAGCTTACAATTAGTTTATTCCTTAATCCTCAACATTTTAGGTACCTGAATATTCTGACTACTTTGAAGAAAGTATTTGCAAATGTGCATTTGACCTGATTTTTGCATTTGACGAAGTAATCTCTCTTGGGCACAAGGAAAATGTGACTGTTGCACAAGTTAAGCAATACTGTGAGATGGAGAGTCATGAAGAGAAGCTGCACAGACAGATGAGGGAGGACAAGATTAGAGAAGCAAAGGATGAAATGAAAAGGAAAGCTAGTGAGATTGATAAAAACAAGGTATGACTGGATgtgattttctttttaatttttgtttatttaaattCTAATAGTGTGCATCATTTAATCAAAAGGCAATTCATGTAATATATAGATTATAAAGAACAGAGGTGATAATTATAAAGGAGGGTTTGGCCCATTACAGTCAATGGGCTCGGGAATATTTGAGAATAGCTTTAATGATACAAGCATCTCCAGCAGTGGAACTGGTTCCAGATTGAGTTCTGATGTTGATTCCTTTTCTACCAAGTCTAAAGGTCAGCTATCATAGTTTTCATGAATGCTTCTAGAATGCTTCAAAATATATTTAGTTAAACATCGAGCATCATCTAGTTCGTAAATTTGCAATGTATTCTATGTTTGGATTTACATGTTGCACTATCAAGAGTTTGTTCTTTTCATTTATGTAATCCCTTTTTCTGTTCCTTAGCCCGCCCAACTTCAGCTGCCACTGCTCCACCAAAGGGTCTTGGAATGACGCTAGGTAAATCTAAAAGGACAAACCAGTTTTTGGAATCACTGAAAGCAGAAGGTGAGGTCATTGTGGAAGATGTTCGGCCAACGCTTGGCAAGTCTCAGGCAGCTGCTCCACCACCTACTGATCCCATCACTCTAACGGTTGAGGAGAAACTAAATGTCACACTTAAAAGAGACGGTGGAGTAAGTAACTTTGATGTTCAAGGTTCATTGTGTCTTCAGATTCTTAACCAAGAAGATGGACATGTTCAAGTTCAGGTATCACTTTCTCTGTGTGTGTCTCAGCCTCAATGTCTGTCCACTGGGCTTGTTTCCTGCTGGTTTGACTAATCTAAGTAGTCTTTTTGAGTAATTAATTATTCTGACTTTTAtccagaaacaagaaaagagaaattaCTTATGCCTTTTCACTAAATCTCACTGGTAGTCGTGTAAAGAAGTGCATCGTGCATGTGTAACAGTTATTCCACTCGTTAATTATTTTGCTCTCTGATGTTGTTTAGACGGTTTCCTCATTCACTGTTGTCATGTTTGGCATACTTTACAAACGTAATTAGCAGTGATACTTTAGGTAAACTATTAAAGGGAGGAAGAGAAGGGAAAATAAAATGGGAAGGGACCAAATAGCAGTGTAATTATGTCAAAAAGAATTAATTCTAGAAGAACAAATGTTAAAATAATTGCGTTGTGTTTTGTCTATAGTTTGAATATTCTAAAGTAGATTTAAAGAGTTATTGTTTTCTATATAATCTAAAATTACATTTAGAttttagagatataattataaaaaaggATATAGCATA includes:
- the LOC130961920 gene encoding coatomer subunit delta-like, with product MVVLAASILHKSGKVLVSRQFVDMTRMRIEGLLAAFPKLIGTGKQHTYVETENVRYVYQPMEALYLLLITNKQSNILEDLDTLRILSKLVPEYSDYFEESICKCAFDLIFAFDEVISLGHKENVTVAQVKQYCEMESHEEKLHRQMREDKIREAKDEMKRKASEIDKNKIIKNRGDNYKGGFGPLQSMGSGIFENSFNDTSISSSGTGSRLSSDVDSFSTKSKARPTSAATAPPKGLGMTLGKSKRTNQFLESLKAEGEVIVEDVRPTLGKSQAAAPPPTDPITLTVEEKLNVTLKRDGGVSNFDVQGSLCLQILNQEDGHVQVQVQTGENQGVSFKTHPNMNKELFANENILGLRDANRPFPTGQSGDAGIGLLKWRMQSTDEKMVPLIINCWPSSSGNQTYVNIEYEASSMFDLQNVVISVPLPALREAPSVNQIDGEWRYDPRNSILEWSVILIDNSNRSGSLEFVVPQADSSSFFPIAVRFMATNTFSNLMVTNIIPVKGGNPPKFSQRTQLITENYQVV